One Campylobacter concisus DNA segment encodes these proteins:
- a CDS encoding Plug domain-containing protein: MQTTKLEGVEVNSVGDNISESGIDEGILSKRVAAGPLADKKVIDMPYQVNMISKEILDNQGVQGFEDAVRYFPSAQIQYRGGGDVGCPQTRGFQGSVVGNVLCDGFYASSTTAIPMAMFESLQIQNGLAGSLYGGVTPSGYFLYSRKRPVPLQNVIWTDYSSRSNLGVGLDTSNKFEKVGYRGVFYYSGGEKNAKDSKISRRLASLGLDFTLQRI; this comes from the coding sequence GTGCAAACGACAAAGCTTGAGGGTGTTGAAGTAAATTCAGTCGGTGATAACATCAGCGAAAGCGGTATCGATGAGGGAATTTTAAGCAAAAGAGTCGCCGCCGGTCCTTTGGCTGATAAAAAAGTTATAGATATGCCTTATCAAGTAAATATGATCTCAAAAGAGATTCTTGATAATCAAGGCGTTCAAGGTTTTGAAGATGCAGTTAGATACTTTCCTTCAGCACAAATTCAATATCGCGGCGGTGGCGATGTTGGTTGCCCACAAACTCGTGGCTTTCAAGGCTCAGTCGTAGGTAACGTCCTTTGTGATGGCTTTTATGCTTCATCAACCACAGCTATACCTATGGCGATGTTTGAGAGTTTGCAAATCCAAAACGGACTTGCTGGCTCGCTTTATGGTGGTGTTACACCTTCTGGATATTTCCTTTATTCTCGCAAGCGCCCAGTCCCACTTCAAAACGTTATCTGGACTGATTACAGCTCAAGGTCAAATTTAGGCGTAGGTCTTGATACTTCAAACAAATTTGAAAAAGTTGGATATAGAGGCGTCTTTTACTACTCAGGCGGTGAAAAAAATGCCAAAGATAGTAAAATTTCTCGTCGTCTAGCCTCACTTGGACTTGATTTTACCTTACAGAGAATTTAA
- a CDS encoding iron chelate uptake ABC transporter family permease subunit — protein MKNISVVDDIKFNDYFSTILSVSRSWFTSYKLHPSKEKNYDKSGFNYGVSLVYKPVENVSLYTTYNVKFYNIIIIIASTLLTATCVSFCGIVGWVGLIIPHIMRFVVGVNFITLFPASLLGGGLFLLIVDTSSRSLMASEIPLGVITSLVGAPLFVYLLYKSKKGFA, from the coding sequence ATGAAAAATATTTCTGTTGTTGATGACATTAAATTTAATGACTACTTTAGCACGATCTTATCAGTTTCAAGAAGCTGGTTTACAAGCTATAAGCTACATCCATCTAAAGAGAAAAACTATGATAAAAGTGGCTTTAACTACGGTGTAAGCCTTGTTTATAAACCAGTTGAAAATGTAAGTCTTTATACTACTTATAATGTAAAATTTTACAACATCATAATCATCATCGCTTCAACGCTTCTAACCGCCACTTGCGTCTCATTTTGCGGTATCGTGGGCTGGGTGGGGCTTATCATACCTCACATCATGCGCTTTGTCGTGGGAGTAAATTTCATCACACTCTTTCCAGCTTCACTGCTTGGCGGAGGGCTATTTTTGCTGATAGTTGATACCTCTTCACGCAGTCTAATGGCAAGCGAGATCCCACTTGGCGTCATCACTTCGCTAGTTGGCGCGCCTCTTTTTGTCTATCTGCTCTATAAGAGCAAAAAGGGTTTTGCGTGA